One genomic segment of Pseudomonas fortuita includes these proteins:
- a CDS encoding L,D-transpeptidase family protein produces MLPRFPAVTRSLSLAALLVAGPAAALELPLPPPGEDIVGQVHVIKAKYEDTFADIGTANDLGYLEMIAANPGVDPWLPGAGTEIILPTRYVLPPGPREGIVINLAEYRLYYYPKGQNVVHTFPLGIGREGWGSPIANTKITAKTPNPTWTPPASIRKEHAADGDILPTVVPAGPDNPLGPFKFTLGVPGYLIHGSNKKFGIGMRTSHGCFRMLNNNVLELSKMVPVGTPVRIINEPYKFGISGGKVYLEAHTPLDDQGNPSVVDKHTAVINALLKREDLANNLRMNWDMVRDVVAAEDGMPVEIAVPVETQGGAPMVSSIPPELQ; encoded by the coding sequence ATGTTGCCGCGCTTTCCTGCCGTCACCCGTAGCCTGTCCCTGGCCGCCCTGCTGGTAGCGGGCCCCGCTGCTGCGCTGGAGCTGCCACTGCCACCGCCCGGTGAAGACATCGTCGGCCAGGTGCATGTGATCAAGGCAAAGTACGAGGACACGTTCGCCGACATCGGCACCGCCAACGACCTCGGCTACCTGGAAATGATTGCCGCTAACCCGGGTGTCGACCCTTGGCTGCCGGGCGCCGGTACCGAGATCATCCTGCCGACCCGCTACGTCCTGCCGCCGGGCCCGCGTGAAGGCATTGTCATCAACCTGGCCGAGTACCGCCTGTACTACTACCCGAAAGGGCAGAACGTGGTGCATACCTTCCCGCTGGGCATTGGCCGTGAGGGTTGGGGTTCGCCGATCGCCAACACCAAGATCACCGCCAAGACGCCGAATCCGACCTGGACGCCACCCGCTTCGATCCGCAAAGAGCACGCGGCGGACGGTGACATCCTGCCGACTGTGGTACCGGCTGGCCCTGATAACCCGCTGGGGCCGTTCAAGTTTACCTTGGGCGTGCCGGGCTACTTGATCCATGGATCGAACAAGAAGTTCGGCATTGGCATGCGTACCAGCCACGGCTGCTTCCGGATGCTCAACAACAACGTGCTGGAACTGTCGAAGATGGTGCCTGTGGGCACTCCGGTGCGCATCATCAATGAGCCTTACAAGTTCGGTATCAGCGGCGGCAAGGTCTATCTGGAGGCGCACACGCCGCTGGACGATCAGGGTAACCCTTCGGTGGTCGACAAACACACCGCAGTTATCAATGCGCTGCTCAAGCGTGAAGACTTGGCCAATAACCTGCGCATGAACTGGGACATGGTGCGTGACGTGGTGGCTGCAGAAGATGGCATGCCGGTAGAAATTGCCGTGCCGGTCGAGACCCAGGGTGGCGCGCCAATGGTGTCGAGCATTCCGCCTGAACTGCAGTAA
- the oprI gene encoding outer membrane lipoprotei OprI, whose amino-acid sequence MNNVLKFSALALAAVLATGCSSVSKETEARLTATEDAAARAQARADEAYRKADDALAAAQKAQQTADEANERALRMLDKASRK is encoded by the coding sequence ATGAACAACGTTCTGAAATTCTCTGCTCTGGCTCTGGCCGCAGTTCTGGCTACCGGTTGCAGCAGCGTATCCAAAGAAACCGAAGCTCGTCTGACTGCGACTGAAGACGCAGCAGCTCGCGCTCAAGCTCGTGCTGACGAAGCCTACCGTAAGGCTGACGACGCACTGGCAGCCGCTCAGAAGGCTCAGCAGACCGCTGACGAAGCCAACGAGCGCGCTCTGCGTATGCTGGACAAAGCCAGCCGCAAGTAA
- a CDS encoding GNAT family N-acetyltransferase produces the protein MSEALTIHHDQAGHQFETNVDGHRAYLTYMDLGKQTLDIYRTFVPNALRGRGIAAALTERALEYAEQMGYTVIPSCSYVERYMERQQRHSSKA, from the coding sequence ATGAGCGAAGCGCTGACCATCCACCATGACCAGGCCGGTCATCAGTTCGAGACCAACGTGGACGGTCATCGTGCCTATCTTACGTACATGGATCTGGGCAAGCAGACGCTGGACATCTATCGCACCTTCGTGCCCAACGCCTTGCGGGGCCGCGGCATTGCTGCCGCACTGACCGAGCGGGCTCTGGAGTACGCTGAACAGATGGGCTACACGGTGATCCCGTCCTGCTCATATGTGGAACGCTACATGGAGCGCCAGCAGCGGCACTCGAGCAAGGCCTGA
- a CDS encoding 3-deoxy-7-phosphoheptulonate synthase: MADLPIDDLNVASNETLITPDQLKKEIPLSAKALQTVTAGREVVRNILDGKDHRLFVVVGPCSIHDIKAAHEYAERLKVLAEEVSDTLYLVMRVYFEKPRTTVGWKGLINDPYLDDSFKIQDGLHIGRQLLLDLAEMGLPTATEALDPISPQYLQDLISWSAIGARTTESQTHREMASGLSSAVGFKNGTDGGLTVAINALQSVSKPHRFLGINQEGGVSIVTTKGNPYGHVVLRGGNGKPNYDSVSVALCEQDLAKAKIKANIMVDCSHANSNKDPALQPLVMENVANQILEGNQSIIGLMVESHLNWGCQSIPKDLNELQYGVSITDSCIDWSATEKTLRSMHAKLKDVLPQRKRG; this comes from the coding sequence ATGGCTGATTTACCGATCGATGACTTGAACGTTGCCTCCAACGAGACCCTGATCACCCCCGATCAGCTCAAGAAGGAAATCCCCCTCAGCGCCAAGGCCCTGCAGACCGTGACTGCCGGCCGTGAAGTGGTGCGCAATATTCTCGACGGCAAGGACCATCGCCTGTTCGTCGTGGTCGGCCCTTGCTCCATCCACGACATCAAGGCCGCCCACGAATACGCCGAGCGCCTGAAGGTACTGGCCGAAGAAGTGTCCGATACGCTGTACCTGGTCATGCGTGTGTACTTCGAAAAGCCGCGCACCACCGTCGGCTGGAAAGGCCTGATCAACGACCCGTACCTGGATGACTCGTTCAAGATCCAGGATGGCCTGCACATCGGCCGTCAGTTGCTGCTGGATCTGGCCGAAATGGGCCTGCCGACCGCTACCGAAGCACTGGACCCGATTTCCCCGCAATACCTGCAAGACCTGATCAGCTGGTCGGCCATCGGCGCCCGCACCACCGAATCGCAGACCCACCGCGAAATGGCCTCAGGCCTGTCCTCGGCGGTCGGCTTCAAGAACGGCACTGATGGCGGCCTGACCGTTGCCATCAATGCCCTGCAGTCGGTGTCCAAGCCACACCGCTTCCTCGGCATCAACCAGGAAGGCGGCGTGTCGATCGTCACCACCAAGGGTAATCCGTATGGCCACGTGGTACTGCGCGGCGGTAACGGCAAGCCTAACTACGACTCGGTCAGCGTCGCCCTGTGCGAGCAGGACCTGGCCAAGGCCAAGATCAAGGCCAACATCATGGTCGATTGCAGCCACGCCAACTCCAACAAGGACCCGGCCCTGCAACCACTGGTAATGGAGAACGTTGCCAACCAGATTCTGGAAGGCAACCAGTCGATCATCGGCCTGATGGTCGAAAGCCACCTGAACTGGGGCTGCCAGTCGATTCCGAAAGATTTGAACGAATTGCAGTACGGCGTCTCGATTACCGACTCGTGCATCGACTGGTCGGCGACCGAGAAGACCCTGCGCAGCATGCACGCCAAGCTCAAGGATGTGCTGCCGCAGCGTAAGCGTGGCTGA
- a CDS encoding putative 2-dehydropantoate 2-reductase: protein MHPHTPRIGIIGSGAIGGFYGVMLARAGFDVHFLLRSEYQVVREQGLALDSAVHGKLLMKVQAYANAADMPACDWLLVGAKATSNDQLAPVIVQAAAPGAKVLLLQNGLGVEEQLRPALRGDMHLLGGLCFICVNRHAPGVIRHQALGAVNLGYHSGPAREGGAAVVREGAGLFQAAGIDSQAMPNLDLARWQKLVWNVPYNGLSVLLGEGTTGLMASSHSRALIQALMAEVVQGAGACGHVLPEGYAEHLFQMTERMPDYWPSMYHDYALMRPLELQAIYAEPLARARAAGCSLPRTETLYQALSFLDDSDRPR from the coding sequence ATGCATCCGCACACACCACGCATTGGCATCATTGGCAGTGGGGCTATCGGTGGCTTCTATGGTGTGATGCTGGCTCGCGCGGGTTTCGACGTGCATTTTCTGCTGCGCAGCGAGTATCAGGTTGTACGCGAACAGGGGTTGGCGCTGGACAGTGCGGTGCACGGCAAGCTGCTGATGAAGGTGCAGGCCTATGCCAATGCCGCAGATATGCCGGCTTGCGACTGGTTACTGGTCGGTGCCAAGGCCACCAGCAATGACCAGCTGGCGCCTGTGATCGTGCAGGCTGCTGCGCCGGGCGCCAAGGTTTTACTGCTGCAAAACGGCCTGGGTGTGGAAGAGCAGCTGCGTCCGGCATTACGTGGCGACATGCACCTGCTCGGCGGCCTGTGCTTCATCTGCGTCAACCGCCACGCGCCGGGTGTAATTCGTCACCAGGCCCTGGGGGCGGTCAACCTGGGCTATCACAGTGGGCCGGCCCGTGAGGGTGGTGCCGCAGTTGTCAGGGAAGGTGCCGGGTTGTTCCAGGCGGCGGGCATCGATTCGCAGGCCATGCCGAACCTGGACTTGGCGCGCTGGCAGAAGCTTGTATGGAACGTGCCTTATAACGGCCTGTCGGTGCTGCTGGGTGAAGGCACCACCGGGCTGATGGCAAGCAGCCACAGCCGTGCCCTGATACAGGCCTTGATGGCTGAGGTGGTGCAAGGCGCTGGCGCCTGCGGGCACGTATTGCCCGAGGGCTATGCCGAGCACCTGTTCCAGATGACTGAGCGCATGCCCGACTACTGGCCAAGCATGTATCACGACTATGCCCTCATGCGCCCGTTGGAACTGCAGGCTATCTATGCTGAACCGCTGGCGCGTGCACGTGCGGCAGGCTGCAGCTTGCCACGCACCGAAACGTTGTACCAGGCACTGAGTTTTCTCGACGACAGCGATCGACCCCGCTGA
- a CDS encoding universal stress protein → MIRSMLYATDLGVYAPFVMQHALALARTFNAELYVIHAVEPMGQFAESLLQSYLDEQTLDQLHSQGVSTVMANIEQRVLESFRDELGEEADLAVIKAVRVRQGDPAQVILDQAQRLSVDLLIFGSHSAGAGVDVPLGRTAVRLLQLSPVPVYMVPLAQHLGRRKV, encoded by the coding sequence ATGATCCGCTCCATGCTGTACGCCACCGACCTCGGTGTCTACGCCCCTTTTGTGATGCAGCACGCGCTGGCCTTGGCGCGCACGTTCAATGCCGAGCTGTATGTGATCCATGCGGTGGAGCCAATGGGGCAATTCGCCGAATCCCTGCTGCAAAGCTATCTCGATGAGCAGACGCTTGACCAGTTGCACAGCCAGGGGGTGAGCACGGTGATGGCCAACATTGAGCAGCGCGTGCTGGAGAGCTTCCGCGATGAGCTGGGCGAGGAGGCCGACCTGGCAGTGATCAAAGCGGTGCGGGTACGCCAAGGTGACCCCGCGCAGGTGATCCTTGACCAGGCGCAGCGGTTGAGCGTTGACCTGTTGATTTTCGGCAGCCACAGCGCCGGTGCCGGTGTGGATGTGCCCTTGGGGCGTACGGCGGTGCGGCTGCTGCAGCTGTCGCCGGTGCCGGTGTACATGGTGCCGTTGGCGCAGCATCTGGGGCGTAGGAAAGTGTGA
- the cysB gene encoding HTH-type transcriptional regulator CysB, which yields MKLQQLRYIWEVAHHDLNVSATAQSLYTSQPGISKQIRLLEDELGVEVFARSGKHLTRVTPAGERIINTAGEILRKVESIKQIAQEFSNEKKGTLSIATTHTQARYALPPVISSFIKQYPEVSLHMHQGSPMQIAEMAADGTVDFAIATEALELFGDLIMMPCYKWNRCVVVPQGHPLAKLPKLTLEAVAEYPIVTYVFGFTGRSKLDEAFNHRGLTPKVVFTAADADVIKTYVRLGLGVGIVAGMAVDAKLDNDLVALDASELFEASITKIGFRRGTFLRGFMCDFIEKFAPHLTREVMAKAIQCHNKQELEELFAGVELPVH from the coding sequence ATGAAGCTTCAACAACTGCGCTACATCTGGGAAGTGGCGCACCATGACCTCAACGTCTCCGCGACGGCGCAGAGCCTGTATACCTCCCAGCCTGGTATCAGCAAGCAGATCCGCCTGCTCGAAGACGAACTGGGTGTTGAAGTCTTTGCTCGCAGCGGCAAGCACCTGACCCGTGTCACGCCGGCCGGTGAGCGCATCATCAATACCGCCGGCGAAATCCTGCGCAAGGTCGAGAGCATCAAGCAGATCGCCCAGGAATTCTCTAACGAGAAGAAGGGGACGCTGTCCATCGCCACCACCCACACCCAGGCGCGCTATGCCTTGCCGCCGGTGATCAGCAGTTTCATCAAGCAATACCCGGAAGTGTCGCTGCACATGCACCAGGGTTCGCCCATGCAGATTGCCGAGATGGCTGCGGACGGTACGGTCGACTTCGCCATCGCCACCGAGGCGCTGGAGCTGTTTGGCGACCTGATCATGATGCCGTGCTACAAGTGGAACCGCTGTGTTGTGGTGCCCCAGGGGCATCCGCTGGCCAAGCTGCCGAAACTCACCCTCGAAGCAGTTGCCGAATACCCGATCGTGACCTACGTGTTTGGTTTCACCGGGCGCTCGAAGCTGGACGAAGCCTTCAACCACCGTGGCCTCACGCCAAAAGTGGTGTTTACCGCGGCAGACGCCGACGTGATCAAGACCTATGTGCGGCTTGGGCTGGGCGTGGGTATCGTCGCGGGTATGGCCGTGGACGCCAAACTCGACAATGACCTGGTGGCCCTGGATGCCAGCGAGCTGTTCGAGGCCAGCATCACCAAGATCGGCTTCCGCCGTGGCACCTTCCTGCGTGGCTTCATGTGCGACTTCATCGAGAAGTTTGCCCCGCACCTGACTCGCGAAGTGATGGCCAAAGCCATTCAGTGCCATAACAAGCAAGAGCTCGAAGAGCTGTTTGCCGGTGTTGAGCTGCCGGTGCACTGA
- a CDS encoding phosphoadenylyl-sulfate reductase, producing MSQPFDVAALAATYANKSPQDILKLAFEHFGDDLWISFSGAEDVVLVDMAWKLNKQVKVFSLDTGRLHPETYRFIDQVREQYNLPIELLSPDRAKLDPFVKEKGLFSFYKDGHGECCGIRKIEPLRRKLATVSAWATGQRRDQSPGTRSQVAALEIDSAFSTPERTLYKFNPLAQMSSEEVWGYIRMLELPYNSLHERGFISIGCEPCTRPVLPNQHEREGRWWWEESTQKECGLHAGNLISKA from the coding sequence ATGAGCCAACCCTTCGACGTCGCCGCCCTGGCCGCGACCTACGCCAACAAGTCCCCACAGGATATTCTGAAGCTCGCCTTCGAGCATTTTGGTGATGACCTGTGGATTTCCTTCAGCGGCGCCGAGGACGTGGTGCTGGTCGACATGGCCTGGAAGCTGAACAAGCAGGTCAAGGTGTTCAGCCTCGACACCGGCCGCCTGCACCCGGAGACCTACCGGTTCATCGACCAGGTGCGCGAGCAGTACAACCTGCCGATTGAACTGCTCAGCCCCGACCGTGCCAAACTCGACCCGTTCGTCAAGGAAAAGGGCCTGTTCAGCTTCTACAAGGACGGCCACGGCGAGTGCTGCGGTATTCGCAAGATCGAGCCGCTGCGCCGCAAGTTGGCCACCGTGAGCGCCTGGGCTACCGGCCAGCGCCGCGACCAGAGCCCAGGCACCCGCAGCCAGGTGGCGGCACTGGAAATCGACAGCGCTTTCTCCACGCCCGAGCGCACCCTCTACAAATTCAACCCGCTGGCGCAGATGAGCAGTGAAGAAGTGTGGGGTTATATCCGCATGCTTGAGCTGCCATACAACAGCCTGCATGAGCGCGGCTTCATCAGCATCGGCTGCGAGCCATGCACCCGCCCGGTACTGCCAAACCAGCATGAGCGCGAAGGGCGTTGGTGGTGGGAAGAGTCAACGCAGAAGGAATGCGGGTTGCACGCAGGCAACCTGATCAGCAAGGCTTGA
- the pabB gene encoding aminodeoxychorismate synthase component I — MPTCTLYPLPYQPDPAAYFARLRQAPGAILLDSARPGAERGRFDLLSAWPLQQLQAHPGEQGRAFLQRLRAGLAQLGHAQLPEGSALPFAGGLIGYLSYDFGRRLEHLPSLAVDDLGLPDAQLGLYAWALVSDHMHGTSQLVFHPSLADSERERLITLFESASSTAIGDFQLLTPMAGDLQPEQYRAAFDQVQRYIQAGDCYQINLTQRFRAPCQGDPWRAYQALRQACPTPFSGYQQLADGSALLSFSPERFIRVSQGQVETRPIKGTRPRAHDPVEDKRNAEELLHSPKDRSENLMIVDLLRNDLGRSCKIGSVKVPELFSLESYPNVHHLVSSITGQLASDKDALDLIGDSFPGGSITGAPKIRAMQIIDELEPARRALYCGSLLYVDVRGEMDSSIAIRSLLVKDGQVSCWGGGAVVADSEWQAEYEESIAKVRVLMQTLQGL, encoded by the coding sequence ATGCCGACCTGTACGCTTTACCCCCTGCCCTACCAGCCCGACCCTGCCGCGTATTTCGCCCGCCTGCGCCAGGCCCCTGGGGCGATTCTGCTCGACAGCGCCCGCCCCGGCGCCGAACGCGGCCGCTTCGACCTGCTCAGCGCGTGGCCGCTGCAGCAGCTTCAAGCGCACCCCGGTGAACAAGGCCGCGCCTTCCTCCAACGCTTGCGCGCCGGCCTGGCGCAACTGGGCCATGCGCAACTGCCCGAAGGCAGCGCGCTACCCTTCGCCGGGGGCCTGATCGGCTACCTGAGCTACGATTTCGGCCGCCGTCTGGAACACCTGCCCAGCCTGGCTGTGGACGACCTTGGCCTGCCCGACGCACAACTGGGTCTGTATGCCTGGGCACTGGTCAGTGACCATATGCATGGCACCAGTCAACTGGTGTTCCACCCAAGCCTGGCAGACAGCGAACGTGAACGCCTGATCACGCTTTTCGAAAGCGCCAGCAGCACCGCAATTGGCGACTTCCAGCTGCTCACGCCGATGGCCGGCGACCTGCAGCCTGAACAGTACCGTGCCGCCTTCGACCAGGTACAACGCTACATCCAGGCCGGCGATTGCTACCAGATCAACCTTACCCAACGCTTCCGCGCACCCTGCCAAGGTGACCCCTGGAGGGCCTATCAGGCCCTGCGGCAAGCCTGCCCGACGCCGTTTTCCGGCTACCAGCAACTGGCCGACGGCAGCGCGTTGCTGAGCTTTTCGCCTGAGCGCTTCATCCGTGTCAGCCAAGGCCAGGTTGAGACCCGACCAATCAAGGGCACGCGCCCACGCGCCCACGACCCGGTTGAAGACAAGCGCAATGCCGAAGAGCTGCTGCACAGCCCCAAAGACCGCTCGGAAAACCTGATGATCGTCGACCTGCTGCGCAACGACCTCGGGCGTAGCTGCAAGATCGGTTCGGTGAAGGTACCGGAGCTGTTCAGCCTGGAGAGCTACCCTAACGTCCACCACCTGGTCAGCAGCATCACCGGCCAGTTGGCCAGCGACAAGGATGCCCTGGACCTGATCGGCGACAGCTTCCCCGGCGGCTCGATCACCGGGGCGCCGAAGATTCGCGCCATGCAGATCATCGACGAGCTGGAGCCGGCGCGCCGGGCGCTGTACTGCGGCTCGCTGCTGTATGTGGACGTGCGCGGCGAGATGGACAGCTCGATTGCCATTCGCAGCCTGCTGGTCAAAGACGGCCAGGTCAGTTGCTGGGGCGGCGGTGCCGTGGTGGCCGACTCCGAGTGGCAGGCCGAATATGAAGAGTCGATCGCCAAGGTGCGGGTGCTGATGCAGACCTTGCAGGGCCTGTGA
- a CDS encoding alpha-L-glutamate ligase-like protein: MFGLIKTWKALEARGIMGINRRNADYVLKYNKRSLYPIVDDKIITKERALAAGIHVPEMYGIIETEKEIEKLDQIIGGRSDFVIKPAQGAGGDGILVIADRFEDRYRTVSGKIISHEEIEHQISSILTGLYSLGGHRDRALIEYRVTPDQIFKSISYEGVPDIRIIVLMGYPVMAMLRLPTRQSGGKANLHQGAIGVGVDLATGVTLRGTWLNNIISKHPDTTNAVDGVQLPNWDGFMKLAAGCYELCGLGYIGVDMVLDQEKGPLILELNARPGLNIQIANDCGLTQRTHAIEAHIEALAKDGITEDAEQRVRVAQGLFGHVPNR; the protein is encoded by the coding sequence ATGTTTGGCCTGATCAAGACGTGGAAAGCCCTGGAGGCCCGGGGCATCATGGGTATCAACCGGCGCAACGCGGACTACGTGTTGAAGTACAACAAGCGCAGCCTGTACCCGATCGTCGACGACAAGATCATCACCAAGGAGCGCGCCCTGGCGGCCGGCATCCATGTGCCGGAAATGTACGGCATCATCGAAACCGAGAAAGAAATCGAGAAGCTCGACCAGATCATTGGCGGGCGCAGTGATTTCGTCATCAAGCCGGCGCAAGGCGCCGGCGGTGATGGCATCCTGGTGATCGCCGACCGCTTCGAGGACCGCTACCGCACGGTATCGGGCAAGATCATCAGCCATGAGGAAATCGAGCACCAGATTTCGAGCATCCTCACTGGCCTGTACTCGCTGGGCGGGCACCGCGACCGGGCGCTGATCGAGTACCGGGTTACCCCCGACCAGATCTTCAAAAGCATCAGTTACGAAGGTGTGCCGGACATTCGCATCATTGTACTGATGGGTTATCCGGTAATGGCCATGCTGCGCCTGCCGACCCGCCAGTCCGGCGGCAAGGCCAACCTGCACCAGGGCGCCATCGGCGTAGGCGTTGACCTGGCCACCGGCGTAACCCTGCGCGGTACCTGGCTGAACAACATCATCAGCAAGCACCCGGATACCACCAACGCAGTGGACGGCGTGCAGTTGCCGAACTGGGACGGTTTCATGAAACTGGCCGCCGGCTGCTATGAACTGTGCGGGCTGGGTTACATCGGTGTGGACATGGTACTGGACCAGGAGAAGGGCCCACTGATTCTTGAGCTCAACGCCCGTCCGGGCCTGAACATCCAGATTGCCAACGACTGCGGCCTGACCCAGCGCACACATGCCATCGAGGCGCACATCGAAGCACTGGCCAAGGACGGCATCACCGAAGATGCCGAACAGCGGGTTCGGGTAGCTCAGGGTTTGTTCGGGCACGTGCCTAACCGCTGA